In Sporichthyaceae bacterium, the sequence GGCGTGTACGAGGGCAAGTGTGCCGAGCTGTGTGGCACCGACCATTCCCGGATGCTTTTCGTGGTGCACGTGGTCAACGACGCCGACTACCTGGCGCACGTGGCCCAGTTGCGCGCCAACGGTCAGTCCGGGGAGCTGGAACGCGGCGATCTGGGGACGGCCGCGGACCGTGCGCACGCGTACACCCTGCACGACCCCAACCCGGCGCCGGAAGCTGACGAGAACACCCCGGGGAGCAAGCAGTGACGATCACCGAAACCCGACGCGTCGCCGCTGCACCGGCCCCCCGCAAGAAGAGCATGGGGGCCGCGATTGTCGAGTGGATCACCACCACCGACCACAAGAAGATCGGCTACCTGTACCTGATCACCTCGTTCGTGTTCTTCCTGATCGCCGGCGTGATGGCGATGTTGATGCGCGCCGAGCTGGCCCGGCCGGGCACGCAGTTCCTGTCCAACGACCAGTACAACCAGCTGTTCACCATGCACGGCACGATCATGCTGTTGTTCTTCGCGACGCCGTTGTTCGTCGGCTTCACCAACGTGATCATGCCGCTGCAGATCGGCTCGCCGGACGTGGCCTTCCCGCGGCTGAACATGTTCAGCTACTGGCTGTTCCTGTTCGGTGGCTCGATCACCATGATCGGCTTCATCACCCCCGGGGGCGCCGCGGACTTCGGCTGGTTCGCCTACACCCCGCTTACCAACGCCGTGCACTCGCCGAACATCGGTTCCGATCTGTGGATCATGGGTCTCGCGCTGGCCGGCTTCGGCACCATCCTCGGTGGCGTCAACTTCGTCACCACCATCCTGTGCATGCGCGCGCCCGGCATGACGATGTTCCGGATGCCGATCTTCACCTGGAACGTGCTGATCACCTCGGTGCTGGTGCTGATCGCGTTCCCGGTGCTGGCCGGTGCACTGCTGTGCCTGGAGGCCGACCGCAAAGTCGGCACGCACGTGTTCGACGCGTCCAACGGCGGAGCCCTGCTCTGGCAACACTTGTTCTGGTTCTTCGGCCACCCCGAGGTGTACATCATCGCGTTGCCGTTCTTCGGGATCGTGACCGAGATCCTGCCGGTGTTCAGCCGCAAGCCGATCTTCGGCTACAAGGGCCTGGTCTTCGCGACGCTGTCCATCGGGGCGCTGTCGGTGACCGTGTGGGCGCACCACATGTACGTCACCGGTGGGGTGTTGCTGCCGTTCTTCGCGTTCATGACCTTCCTGATCGCGGTGCCCACTGGGGTGAAGTTCTTCAACTGGGTGGGCACGATCTGGCGCGGCGCGCTGACCTTCGACACCCCGATGCTGTGGTCGATCGGCTTCCTGGTCACCTTCCTGTTCGGTGGCCTGACCGGGGTCATCCTCGCGGTGCCGCCGATCGACTTCCAGGTCTCCGACTCCTACTTCGTGGTCGCGCACTTCCACTACGTGGTGTTCGGCACGGTCGTCTTCGCGATGTTCGCCGGGTTCTACTTCTGGTGGCCGAAGATGACCGGCAAGATGCTCGACGAGCGGCTGGGCAAGATCCACTTCTGGATGTTGTTCTTCGGCTTCCACACCACGTTCCTGGTGCAGCACTGGCTCGGCGCCGAGGGCATGGCCCGCCGGTACGCGGACTACCTGTCCTCGGACGGCTACACCACCCTGAACACGATCTCCACGATCGGTGCCTTCGTGCTCGGCGCCTCCACCTTGCCGTTCCTGCTCAACGTGATTCTCACCGCCAAGCGGGCGCCGACGGTCACCAGCGACGACCCGTGGGGCTGGGGCCGCTCCCTGGAGTGGGCCACCACCTGCCCGCCGCCCCGGCACAACTTCCTATCGATGCCGCGCATCCGCTCGGAGAGCCCGGCCTTCGACCTGCACCACCCGGAGTTGGCCAGCGCGCACGATGCGCCGCGCCGCTCCACCACCCTGCTCGACGAGATCTACGGCGAGCCGGATCTCGAGGGTCACGACCACAGCACCGAAGGGCACGAGCACCAGTGAAGGTC encodes:
- the ctaD gene encoding cytochrome c oxidase subunit I, which codes for MTITETRRVAAAPAPRKKSMGAAIVEWITTTDHKKIGYLYLITSFVFFLIAGVMAMLMRAELARPGTQFLSNDQYNQLFTMHGTIMLLFFATPLFVGFTNVIMPLQIGSPDVAFPRLNMFSYWLFLFGGSITMIGFITPGGAADFGWFAYTPLTNAVHSPNIGSDLWIMGLALAGFGTILGGVNFVTTILCMRAPGMTMFRMPIFTWNVLITSVLVLIAFPVLAGALLCLEADRKVGTHVFDASNGGALLWQHLFWFFGHPEVYIIALPFFGIVTEILPVFSRKPIFGYKGLVFATLSIGALSVTVWAHHMYVTGGVLLPFFAFMTFLIAVPTGVKFFNWVGTIWRGALTFDTPMLWSIGFLVTFLFGGLTGVILAVPPIDFQVSDSYFVVAHFHYVVFGTVVFAMFAGFYFWWPKMTGKMLDERLGKIHFWMLFFGFHTTFLVQHWLGAEGMARRYADYLSSDGYTTLNTISTIGAFVLGASTLPFLLNVILTAKRAPTVTSDDPWGWGRSLEWATTCPPPRHNFLSMPRIRSESPAFDLHHPELASAHDAPRRSTTLLDEIYGEPDLEGHDHSTEGHEHQ